The Microbacterium trichothecenolyticum sequence CATCACCATGCTGACGCCGTCGGAGGCACAGGACTCCGACGTGCTCGCGGTCAGCAAGGACACTGCCGCGAAGTACAACCTGAAGACGATCGAAGACCTCAAGCCCTACGCGGCCGAGATGGTCCTCGGCGGCCCGCCGGAGTGGCCGACCCGTCACGAGGGCGTCCAGGGTCTGCAGGAGGTCTACGGCCTGACGTTCAAGGAGTTCAAGGCGCTCGACGTGGGCGGCCCGCTCACCATCGCGGCCCTGGCGAACGGCCAGATCCAGGCCGCCGACATGTACTCCACGTCGCCCGCGATGAAGGACTTCGTCGCGCTCGAAGACAACCTCAACCTCTTCCCGGCGCAGAACATCGTGCCGATCCTGGCCGCCGACAAGAAGACCGAGAAGGTCGCCGAGGTGCTCGACAAGGTCTCGGCCGCGCTCACGACGGCCGACCTGATCGAGATGAACGCGAAGCTCGACGACCAGCAGAGCCTCGACGACGTCGCGGCCGCGTGGATCTCGGCCCACGACCTCGGCTGAGCCCCCTTCGTTCCACACAGAAAGAGACACCGAAATGACCGGAAGCCGCGCGGTGCGCGCGCCGCGAGGGACGACGCTGACAGCCAAGAGCTGGCAGACCGAGGCCCCGCTGCGGATGCTCATGAACAACCTCGACCCCGAGGTCGCGGAACGGCCCGAAGACCTCATCGTCTACGGCGGCACGGGAAAGGCCGCCCGCAACTGGGCGAGTTACGACGCGATCGTCGCGACCCTCGCCGACCTCGACGACGATGAGACGCTGCTGGTGCAGTCGGGCAAGCCCGTGGGGGTGTTCCGCACGAACGTGTGGGCACCGCGCGTGCTTCTGGCCAACTCCAACCTCGTCGGCGACTGGGCCACGTGGCCCGAGTTCCGCCGCCTCGAGGCCGAGGGGCTCATGATGTACGGCCAGATGACGGCCGGATCGTGGATCTACATCGGCACGCAGGGCATCCTGCAGGGCACCTATGAGACGTTCGCGGCTGTCGCCCGCAAGCGCTTCGGCGGCACCCTCGCCGGAACCCTCACCGTCACCGGCGGCTGCGGCGGTATGGGCGGAGCCCAGCCGCTGTCGGTCACCCTGAACGGCGGCGTCGTACTCATCGTCGACGTCGATGAGACGCGCCTGCGCCGCCGCCAGGGCAAGCGTTACCTCGACGAGGTCACCACCGACCTCGACGACGCCCTCGAGCGCGTGCTCGCAGCTAAGGCCGAGGGGCGCGCCCTGTCGGTCGGTCTCGTCGGCAACAGCGCCGAGGTGCTGCCCGAACTGCTGCGCCGCGAGGTGCCCGTCGACATCGTCACCGACCAGACCTCGGCGCACGACCCGCTCGCGTACCTGCCCGCGGGCATCGCGTTCGAGGACTGGCGCACCGAGTCGGCCCGCGACCCCGAGGGCTTCACCGTGCGCTCGCGCGAGTCGATGGCCCGCCACGTCGAGGCGATGGTGGAGTTCCAGAAGCGAGGTGCCGAGGTCTTCGACTACGGCAACTCGATCCGCGACGAGGCACGCCAGGGCGGCTACGCCGACGCGTTCGCCTTCCCCGGCTTCGTGCCGGCCTACATCCGGCCGCTCTTCTGCGAGGGCCTCGGCCCGTTCCGCTGGGTCGCGCTGTCGGGCGACCCGGCCGACATCGCCGTGACCGACCAGGCGATCCTCGAGCTCTTCCCCGAGAACGAGGGTCTCAAGCGCTGGATCACCGCCGCGCAAGAGCACGTCGAGTTCGAGGGCCTGCCCGCCCGCATCTGCTGGCTCGGCTACGGCGATCGGGCCAAGGCCGCGGTCCGTTTCAACGAGCTCGTCGCCGAGGGCAAGATCTCCGCTCCCATCGTGATCGGCCGCGATCACCTCGACTCGGGCTCCGTGGCCTCGCCGTACCGCGAGACCGAGGCCATGGCGGACGGATCGGATGCCATCGCCGACTGGCCCATCCTCAATGCACTGATCAACACCGCCTCGGGTGCGACCTGGGTCTCGCTGCACCACGGCGGCGGCGTCGGCATCGGTCGCTCCATCCACGCCGGGCAGGTCTCGGTCGCCGACGGTACGCCGCTCGCCGCCGAGAAGCTCCAGCGCCTGCTCACGAACGACCCCGGCATGGGCGTCATCCGTCACGTGGATGCCGGATACGACCGCGCCGTCGAGGTCGCCCGCGAGCGCGGTGTGCGCGTGCCGATGCTGGACGCCGAGAAGGTCGAGGCCTGAGATGAGCCAGGAGGAGGTGGTCTTCGGCCTCGGGTCGACCCGCATCGACGAACTCGTCGCCGTCGCCCACGGCGCACCCCTGCGAGTCGCACCCGAAGCGCTCGCCGCGGTGGAGCGGACGAACCTCCTCCTGGCCGGTCTCGCCGCCTCGGGGCAGCAGATCTACGGCCTCACCACGGGCGTCGGCGACCTGTACAAGGTCGCGGGCGTCCAGCCCGACGTCGCGGAGGTGCAGCTCGGGATGCTGCGCAGCCACGCGAGCGGTGTCGGCACCCCGCACGACGAGCCGGCGACGCGCGCCATCGTCGCGGCCATCGTGCGGGCGCTCTCGCGCGGGCACAGCGGCATCCGTCCCGTGCTCGTGACGACCCTCGTCGAGATGCTGAATCGCGGGGTGACGCCCGTGGCGCCCTCGCAGGGGTCGGTCGGCTATCTCACGGCCACCGCACACATCGGACTCGTCGCCTTCGGCGAGGGCGAGGCGTGGTTCGCGGGGGAGCGGCTGCCCGCCGCCGCGGCCCTCGAGCGCGCCGGCATCGCACCGCTCGTCCCAGCGTCCCGCGAGGGGCACGCGATGATCAGTGGCACGTACGAGATCACCGGCATCGGCGCCCTCGCCGTGGCCGGTGCCCGCGCCTTGGTCGACGTGGCCGACCTCGCGGGTGCCATGTCGCTCGAGGCCCTGCGCGGCAACACTCGCGGCTACGACCCGCGCCTGCAGGCCCTGCGCCCGCACCCCGGGCAGATCGAGACCGCGCGGCGCCTGAACGCCCTGCTCGAGCACAGCGAGATCCTCGCCGCGCACCGCGACCACCGTCTTCAGGACGCGCTGAGCCTGCGCTGCATCCCGCAGGTGCACGGCTCGGTGCGCGACGCGCTCGCCTACGTCGAGTCGGTGGTGCAGACCGAGATCGACGCCGTCACCGACAACCCGGTGTTCATCGTCGAGGACGACGAGCTCATCGCCCTTCCCGGCGGCAACGGCCACGGCGCGCCCCGGTCGCGCTGGCGCTGGACACCCTCGCGATCGCCGTCGCCGAGGTCAGCACGATGTCGCAGGCCCGCGCCGACCGCCTCACGCACGCCGCCCTCAGCGGACTGCCCGCGTTCCTGGCATCCGGTGCCCCCGGCATGTCGGGCTTCATGATCCCGCCGTACGTCTCGGCCGCGCTCGCCGGCGAGAATCGCGCGCTCGCCGCCCCGGCGTCGGTGCACACCGTGCCGACGTGCGCCGGGCAGGAGGACCACGTCAGCATGGGCACGACCGCGGCGATCCAGGCGCGACAGGCCGTCGTGAATGCCGAACGCATCGTCGCGATCGAGCTGCTGTGCGCTGCCGAAGCGCTGGAGTTCCACGCGCCGCTCGCGGCGGGCGCGGGAACCGGTCGCGCCCACGCCGCGATCCGCGAACGCGTCGCTCCGCGCGACACCGATCGGATCATGGCCCCCGACATCGATGCGGTGACGACCCTCGTCGCCGACGGCACGTTGAGCCGGGTCGTCGCTGACGTCACCACCGCCCACGAAGGAGCCCCCCGTGTCGACTGACACCCCGCCCCCGACAGGCGCCCCCCGCCCGCTCGACGGCGTCCGCGTTCTCGACCTCTCCCGCGTCCTCGCGGGTCCCCTCTGCGCGTCGATGCTCGCCGACCTCGGCGCGACCGTCACGAAGATCGAGGTGCCCGGCCGCGGCGATGACTCCCGCCACTTCACCCCGCACATCGGCGGCGAGAGCAGCTACTTCATGCTGGTGAACCGCGGCAAGCGCTCGATGGCCCTCGACCTGAAGTCCGACGAGGGGCGTGCGCTGCTGCACCGCCTGATCGCCGACGCCGATGTGCTGGTCGAGAACTTCCGCCCCGGCGTCACCGCCCGTCTCGGCATCGACTGGCAGAGCGTCCGCGAGATCAATCCGCGGCTGGTCTACGTCAGCATCTCGGGCTTCGGGCAGACGGGCCCGCTGTCGCACCGCCCCGCCTACGACCACGTCGTGCAGGCGATGGGCGGCATCATGTCGGCCACCGGGTGGGCCGACGGCCCGCCGACGCGTGTCGGCGACGCCGTGGGCGACGTGGTCGCCGGGATGTACGGCGCGTTCGGCGCGCTCGCCGCCCTGCTGCAGCGCGCGCAGACCGGCGTCGGCCAGCACGTCGACGTGGCGATGCTCGACGCGATGTTCTCGCTGCAGATGGTGGCGCTGTCGCAGGTGCTCGCGGGGGCCCCGGCTCCCACGCGTCTCGGAAACGCCCACCCGATCAGCGCCCCGATGGACGCCTACGCCTGCGGCGACGGGCACCTCGTCATCGCCGTCGCGAACGATGCGCTCTTCGTGCGCCTGGCCACCGCCCTCGGTCGCGCCGACCTGCTCGACGACCCGCGCTTCGCGACCGACCCCGCTCGCTTGGCTCACCAGGATGACCTGCGCGCCCAGATCGAGGCGTGGACCACGACCCGCACGGTGGAGCAGGCGGTCGCCGACCTCGAGACGGCGGGCGTTCCCGCGGCCCCCATCTGGGACGTCGCCCAGCTCGCCGACAGCGGTCACGCCCGCGCCCGCGGCCTCGTGCGCACCGTCGAGCACCCCGTCGCCGGTTCGGTGCCGCTCGTGCCGCAGCCGGTGCGCTTCAGCGGGACGGATGCCGCCGCCCAGGCGCCCGCGCCGACCCTCGGCCAGCACACCGACGACGTCCTCACCGACGACCTCGGACTCGACGACGACGAGATCGCGCGTCTGCGCGCGGCGGGGGTGGTCGCGTGAGCCGCGGTCCGGTCGCCGTCCTCGGCGCCGGCACGATGGGCGCCGGAATCGCCGCCGTGCTCGCCGCGCACGGTCACGACGTGCGGCTGTACTCGCGCACGGCCTCGACCCTCGAAGCGGCGCGTGAGCTGGTCGTGGCGCACGACGCCGACGCGGGCGAGCGCCTCACGACCACCACCGACCTCGATGAGGCGGCGCGCGGCGCGGCGCTCGTCATCGAGAGCGTGGCCGAAGACCTCGCCCTCAAGCGCGAGATCTTCGCGCGGATCGAGCCGCTCGTGGCGGACGACGCGGTGCTGACCACCAACACCTCCAGCGTGCGCATCACCGAGATCGCCGAGGCGCTCGCCGACCCGACGCGGCTCATCGGTCTGCACTGGTTCAACCCGCCCACGGTCATGCCGCTCATCGAGATCGTGCGGGGCGAGCGCACCTCCGACGCCGCGGTCGCGACCGCGCAGCGGCTCTGCGCCGAGATCGGCCGCGAGAGCATCGTCGTCGACCGCGACGTGCCGGGCTTCGTCGTCAACCGCCTGCAGTACGCGCTCCTGCGCGAGGCCATCGCGCTCGTCGAGGGCGGGATCGCCACCGTCGCCGACGTCGACCGCGCCGTGTCCACGACCCTGGCCCCGCGCTGGTCGTCGCTGGGTCCGCTCGGCCTGATGGACCTCGCCGGCCTCGACGTGGTCAAGAAGGTCTCCGCCATCGTGATGTCCGACCTGGATGCCGCGGGGCGGGGTGCCCCGCACCGTCGCCGATCTCGTGGCCGGGGGCCATCTCGGCGCGAAGAGCGGTCGGGGCTTTTACCCCTGGTCGCCGGCCGACGCCGACCGGGCCCGCGCCGACCGCGACGATCTCGTGCGCCTCGTCACGGAGCAGAAGCGATGAGCGGCGTGCGCGAGCGCATCGACGGCACCGTCGCGACGCTCACGATCGACCGCGCTCACAAGCGCAACGCGCTCGATGCCGAGACACTCGGTGCCCTGGTCGCCGCCCTCCGCCGCCTCGACGACGACGCCTCCGTGCGCGCGATCGTGATCGCGGGCGACGAGCGCGCCTTCGCCGCCGGAGCCGACCTCGGCGACCTCGGCTCGGCCGGGGCCGTGGAGCTGTACCGCAGCGGGTTCAGCGAGCACTGGGACGCCGTCGCCGCGATCCGCACGCCCCTCGTCGCCGCCGTGCGCGGGTACGCCCTCGGCGGCGGGCTCGAGCTCGCCCTCGCGTGCGACGTCGTCGTGATCGCTGACGACGCGGTGCTGGGCTTTCCCGAGGTGCGCCTCGGCATCCTTCCCGGCGCGGGCGGCACGCAGCGGCTGCTGCGCGCGGTCGGCAAGGCGGTCGCCCTCGACCTGCTGCTCACCGCCCGCCGTATCGACGGCGCCGAAGCCGCCCGGCTCGGCATCGCGAGCCGGGTCGTCGCCTCGGCCGAGGTCGAGGAGACCGCGCACGCCGCCGCCGCCGAGATCGCCCAGGGCGCTCCCGTGGCCGCCGCGATGATCAAGAGCGCGGTGCTCGCCGGTTTCGAGATGCCGCTCGGCGCGGCCGTCGCGCACGAGCGCGCCCTCTCGGCGCTGATCGCCGCGAGCCACGATCGCGCCGAGGGCATGCGCGCCTTCCGCGCCCGCGAGACCCCCACCTTCGAAGGACGCTGACATGACCGCCGTCACCTCCCTGCTCGGCGCGATCTCCGGCATCGGTCGAGAGCCCCGCAGCGGCGGCTACGCCCGCCCGGTCTTCTCGACCGCCGAGCGCGACCTGCGCGCGTGGTTCGTCGGCGAGGCCGAGGCGCGCGGACTCGACGTCGAGATCGACCCCAACGGCATCCTGTGGGCCTGGTGGGGAACGCCCGGACCGGATGCCGTGGTCACCGGCAGCCACCTCGACTCGGTGCCCGGCGGCGGAGCGTTCGACGGGCCGCTCGGCGTTGCGGCCGCGCTCGCCGCGGTCGACGTGTTGCGCGAGCGCGGGTTCGCACCCGCGAAGCCTCTCGCGATCGCGGTGTTCCCCGAGGAGGAGGGCTCGCGCTTCGGCGTCGCGTGCCTCGGTTCGCGCCTGCTCACGGGCGCGCTCTCGCCCGACGCCGCGCGTCGGCTCACCGACCGCGAGGGCGACACGCTCGCCGACGTCTTCGCCGCGGGCGGGATCGACCCGGCCGGCATCGGCCCCGACCCCGAGACGCTCGCGCGCATCGGCGTCTTCGTGGAGCTGCACGTCGAGCAGGGGCGCGGCCTCATCGATCTCGACCGCCCGTTCGCCGTCGCGGAGTCGATCCTCGGCCACGGCCGCTTCAAGGTGACGGTGCGCGGCGAGGGCAACCACGCCGGCACGACGCTCATGGCCGACCGCCGCGACCCCCTGGTCGCCGCCGCCGCCATGGTGGGCCGCATCGCCGAGCTGGCCGGCGCCGTCGACGACGCCCGCGCCACCGTCGGACGCTTCGAGCCGGTGCCCGGCGGCACCAACGTCATCGCGTCGTCGGTGGACTTCTGGATCGACGCGCGTCATCCCGACGACGACGTCACCCGGCGCCTGATCGCCGACATCGACCGCATGTGCGGCGGCATCGCCGCAGCGCAGGGCTGCGAGGCCGTGCTCGTCGAGGAGTCGTGGAGCCCGACCGTCGGCTTCGACCCCGCCCTCGCGCGGCGCATCGGCTCCGCCCTCGCCGACGCCCCGTACCTGCGCACCGGCGCCGGCCACGACGCGGGCATCCTCGCGAGCGTCGTCCCGACCGGCATGCTGTTCGTCCGCAACCCCTCGGGCATCTCGCACTCGCCGGAGGAGCACGTCGTCGACGCCGATGCGGACGCCTCGGCCGCCGCCCTCGCCGACGTCCTGCAGGACCTGCTGTCGTGACGCGCTTCTGGGCGCCGCGGGCGTGGATCGGCGACGCCGTGGCGAACGGCGTGCGGGTCACGGCATCCGGGGGTCTCATCGCCTCGGTCGAGACGGAAACGATCCCGGATGCCACCGACCACCGCCTCGACGGTCTCGTGCTGCCGGGCGCGGTCAACGCCCACTCGCACGCTTTCCACCGGCTGCTGCGCGGCCGCACCCACGGCGACGGCGGCAGCTTCTGGACCTGGCGCGAGCTGATGTACCGCGAGGCCGGTCGCCTCGACCCCGCGTCGTACGAACGCGTCGCCACGGCGGTGTACGCCGAGATGGTCGCCGCCGGGTGGACCGCGGTCGCGGAGTTCCACTACGTCCACCACGCGCCCGACGCCCAGTCCTACGACCCGCCGCACGCGATGGAGCGCGCGCTCGCGCGCGCGGCGCGGGCCGCCGGCATCCGGCTCACCCTGCTCGACACCTGCTACCTCTCCAGCGGTTTCGGGCAGCCCCTCGAACCCGCGCAGCGGCGCTTCGGCGACGCGGATGCCGGAGCTTGGCTCGCTCGCCTCTCGGCGCTGCGCGAGGTCTTCGCCGACGAGCACCCCGAGGTCGTGGTCGGCGGGGCCGTGCACTCGGTGCGCGCGGTGCCCGTGGACGCCCTCGAACGCATCGGCGCCGAGCTGGATCCGGCGATCCCGCTGCACGTGCATCTGTCGGAGCAGCCCGCCGAGAACGCCGCGTGCCTCGAGGCAACGGGGCTGACGCCCACCGCGCTCCTCGCGCGCAGTGGGCTCGTCTCGGAGCGGCTCTCGGCCGTCCACGCCACCCACCTCACCGACGACGACATCGCGGCACTCGGGGCCGCGGCAGCGACGATCGTGATGTGTCCCACCACCGAGGCCGACCTCGGCGACGGCGTCGGCCCCGCCCGCCGCCTGGCCGACGCGGGAGCCCGGATCGCGCTCGGCACCGATCAGCACGCCGTGGTCGACCCGCTGCTCGAGGCCCGCGCGCTTGAGCACGGGGAGCGCCTGGCGTCCGGGCGTCGCGGGCGGTTCTCGCCCGCCGAGCTCGTCGCCGCGCTCACCCGGGGCGGCGCGTCGGCCGTGGGGCGTGCGGTCGGGCGGATCGCGGTGGGGGAGCCCTGCGACTTCCTCGTCGTCGACGAGAACAGCGCCCGCACCGCGGGCAGCGACCCGGGCCAGCTCGTGCTCACCGCCACCGCGCATGACGTCGCGCGTGTGATCATCGGGGGGCGCGAGCGCGCGACCGGCGGCGCGCACACCGATCTCGGACCCGTCGGCGATCTGCTCGGAAAGGCGGTGCTCGCGTGAGCACGACCCTCATCACCCGTATCGGCGAGCTGATGACCGTCGACGACGAACAGCGCGTGCTGCGCGACGCGGCCGTCGTGATCGACGGCGACCGCATCGCCTGGATCGGCGCGGCATCCGACGCTCCCGCCGCTGACGAGCGGGTGGATGCCGCCGGCCGGGCGCTGCTGCCCGGCTGGGTCGACTCGCACACCCACCTCGTCTTCGACGGCGACCGCACGGCCGAGTTCGAGGCGCGCATGGCGGGGCAGAGCTACGCCGCGGGCGGGATCGCGGTGACGCGGGATGCCACCCGTGCGGCCTCCGACGAGCGTCTCGCCGCGCTCGTCGCCGCCCGCGTGCGCGAGGCCCGCGCGCAGGGCACGACCTGGATCGAGACGAAGACCGGTTACGGCCTCGACACCCCGAGCGAGCAGCGCGGCGCCCGGATCGCCGCCGACGGCGCCGATGACGCGACCTTCCTCGGTGCCCACCTCGTGCCGGCCGGCGTCGACCCCGACGACTACGTGCGCGAGGTGTGCGGGCCCATGCTCGACGCCGTGCGCCCGTTCGTGTCGTGGGCCGACGTGTTCTGCGAGCGCGGGGCGTTCACCCCCGAGCAGTCGCGCGAGGTGCTGCTCGCCTCCCGCGCGGCCGGGCTCGGGCTGCGCGTGCACGGCAACCAGCTCGGCCACGGCGAGGGCATCCGCCTCGCCGTCGAGGTGGGCGCGGCGAGCGTCGACCACTGCAACTTCGTCTCGGATGCCGATCTCGACGCGCTCGCGGGCGGCTCCACCGTCGCGACGGTTCTTCCCGCGTGCGACCTGTCCACTCGGGCGCCGCTCGCGCCCGCTCGGCGCCTGCTCGACGCGGGTGTCGAGGTCGCGATCGCC is a genomic window containing:
- a CDS encoding enoyl-CoA hydratase-related protein, with product MSRGPVAVLGAGTMGAGIAAVLAAHGHDVRLYSRTASTLEAARELVVAHDADAGERLTTTTDLDEAARGAALVIESVAEDLALKREIFARIEPLVADDAVLTTNTSSVRITEIAEALADPTRLIGLHWFNPPTVMPLIEIVRGERTSDAAVATAQRLCAEIGRESIVVDRDVPGFVVNRLQYALLREAIALVEGGIATVADVDRAVSTTLAPRWSSLGPLGLMDLAGLDVVKKVSAIVMSDLDAAGRGAPHRRRSRGRGPSRREERSGLLPLVAGRRRPGPRRPRRSRAPRHGAEAMSGVRERIDGTVATLTIDRAHKRNALDAETLGALVAALRRLDDDASVRAIVIAGDERAFAAGADLGDLGSAGAVELYRSGFSEHWDAVAAIRTPLVAAVRGYALGGGLELALACDVVVIADDAVLGFPEVRLGILPGAGGTQRLLRAVGKAVALDLLLTARRIDGAEAARLGIASRVVASAEVEETAHAAAAEIAQGAPVAAAMIKSAVLAGFEMPLGAAVAHERALSALIAASHDRAEGMRAFRARETPTFEGR
- a CDS encoding formimidoylglutamate deiminase, which encodes MTRFWAPRAWIGDAVANGVRVTASGGLIASVETETIPDATDHRLDGLVLPGAVNAHSHAFHRLLRGRTHGDGGSFWTWRELMYREAGRLDPASYERVATAVYAEMVAAGWTAVAEFHYVHHAPDAQSYDPPHAMERALARAARAAGIRLTLLDTCYLSSGFGQPLEPAQRRFGDADAGAWLARLSALREVFADEHPEVVVGGAVHSVRAVPVDALERIGAELDPAIPLHVHLSEQPAENAACLEATGLTPTALLARSGLVSERLSAVHATHLTDDDIAALGAAAATIVMCPTTEADLGDGVGPARRLADAGARIALGTDQHAVVDPLLEARALEHGERLASGRRGRFSPAELVAALTRGGASAVGRAVGRIAVGEPCDFLVVDENSARTAGSDPGQLVLTATAHDVARVIIGGRERATGGAHTDLGPVGDLLGKAVLA
- the hutU gene encoding urocanate hydratase, with product MTGSRAVRAPRGTTLTAKSWQTEAPLRMLMNNLDPEVAERPEDLIVYGGTGKAARNWASYDAIVATLADLDDDETLLVQSGKPVGVFRTNVWAPRVLLANSNLVGDWATWPEFRRLEAEGLMMYGQMTAGSWIYIGTQGILQGTYETFAAVARKRFGGTLAGTLTVTGGCGGMGGAQPLSVTLNGGVVLIVDVDETRLRRRQGKRYLDEVTTDLDDALERVLAAKAEGRALSVGLVGNSAEVLPELLRREVPVDIVTDQTSAHDPLAYLPAGIAFEDWRTESARDPEGFTVRSRESMARHVEAMVEFQKRGAEVFDYGNSIRDEARQGGYADAFAFPGFVPAYIRPLFCEGLGPFRWVALSGDPADIAVTDQAILELFPENEGLKRWITAAQEHVEFEGLPARICWLGYGDRAKAAVRFNELVAEGKISAPIVIGRDHLDSGSVASPYRETEAMADGSDAIADWPILNALINTASGATWVSLHHGGGVGIGRSIHAGQVSVADGTPLAAEKLQRLLTNDPGMGVIRHVDAGYDRAVEVARERGVRVPMLDAEKVEA
- a CDS encoding ABC transporter substrate-binding protein, coding for MIRTRLAAAAALATVAALTLSACSSGGDPLAAGGGESAPADSIVIGSADFPESQLLATIYAQALTAAGVEATTRLNIGSREVYMPALLDGSINMLPEYTGATLSYLTKGDAGVSSSTDVAAALEKALPEGITMLTPSEAQDSDVLAVSKDTAAKYNLKTIEDLKPYAAEMVLGGPPEWPTRHEGVQGLQEVYGLTFKEFKALDVGGPLTIAALANGQIQAADMYSTSPAMKDFVALEDNLNLFPAQNIVPILAADKKTEKVAEVLDKVSAALTTADLIEMNAKLDDQQSLDDVAAAWISAHDLG
- the hutI gene encoding imidazolonepropionase, translated to MTVDDEQRVLRDAAVVIDGDRIAWIGAASDAPAADERVDAAGRALLPGWVDSHTHLVFDGDRTAEFEARMAGQSYAAGGIAVTRDATRAASDERLAALVAARVREARAQGTTWIETKTGYGLDTPSEQRGARIAADGADDATFLGAHLVPAGVDPDDYVREVCGPMLDAVRPFVSWADVFCERGAFTPEQSREVLLASRAAGLGLRVHGNQLGHGEGIRLAVEVGAASVDHCNFVSDADLDALAGGSTVATVLPACDLSTRAPLAPARRLLDAGVEVAIASNCNPGTSYTSSMPFCVATAVLQMGLSVAEAVRAATRGGAIALGRATGEGAIGSIAVGHRADLHLLDAPSATHVAYRPGMPLTAGVWKGGRRVV
- a CDS encoding aromatic amino acid lyase, yielding MSQARADRLTHAALSGLPAFLASGAPGMSGFMIPPYVSAALAGENRALAAPASVHTVPTCAGQEDHVSMGTTAAIQARQAVVNAERIVAIELLCAAEALEFHAPLAAGAGTGRAHAAIRERVAPRDTDRIMAPDIDAVTTLVADGTLSRVVADVTTAHEGAPRVD
- a CDS encoding allantoate amidohydrolase encodes the protein MTAVTSLLGAISGIGREPRSGGYARPVFSTAERDLRAWFVGEAEARGLDVEIDPNGILWAWWGTPGPDAVVTGSHLDSVPGGGAFDGPLGVAAALAAVDVLRERGFAPAKPLAIAVFPEEEGSRFGVACLGSRLLTGALSPDAARRLTDREGDTLADVFAAGGIDPAGIGPDPETLARIGVFVELHVEQGRGLIDLDRPFAVAESILGHGRFKVTVRGEGNHAGTTLMADRRDPLVAAAAMVGRIAELAGAVDDARATVGRFEPVPGGTNVIASSVDFWIDARHPDDDVTRRLIADIDRMCGGIAAAQGCEAVLVEESWSPTVGFDPALARRIGSALADAPYLRTGAGHDAGILASVVPTGMLFVRNPSGISHSPEEHVVDADADASAAALADVLQDLLS
- a CDS encoding HAL/PAL/TAL family ammonia-lyase, whose protein sequence is MSQEEVVFGLGSTRIDELVAVAHGAPLRVAPEALAAVERTNLLLAGLAASGQQIYGLTTGVGDLYKVAGVQPDVAEVQLGMLRSHASGVGTPHDEPATRAIVAAIVRALSRGHSGIRPVLVTTLVEMLNRGVTPVAPSQGSVGYLTATAHIGLVAFGEGEAWFAGERLPAAAALERAGIAPLVPASREGHAMISGTYEITGIGALAVAGARALVDVADLAGAMSLEALRGNTRGYDPRLQALRPHPGQIETARRLNALLEHSEILAAHRDHRLQDALSLRCIPQVHGSVRDALAYVESVVQTEIDAVTDNPVFIVEDDELIALPGGNGHGAPRSRWRWTPSRSPSPRSARCRRPAPTASRTPPSADCPRSWHPVPPACRAS
- a CDS encoding CaiB/BaiF CoA transferase family protein, yielding MSTDTPPPTGAPRPLDGVRVLDLSRVLAGPLCASMLADLGATVTKIEVPGRGDDSRHFTPHIGGESSYFMLVNRGKRSMALDLKSDEGRALLHRLIADADVLVENFRPGVTARLGIDWQSVREINPRLVYVSISGFGQTGPLSHRPAYDHVVQAMGGIMSATGWADGPPTRVGDAVGDVVAGMYGAFGALAALLQRAQTGVGQHVDVAMLDAMFSLQMVALSQVLAGAPAPTRLGNAHPISAPMDAYACGDGHLVIAVANDALFVRLATALGRADLLDDPRFATDPARLAHQDDLRAQIEAWTTTRTVEQAVADLETAGVPAAPIWDVAQLADSGHARARGLVRTVEHPVAGSVPLVPQPVRFSGTDAAAQAPAPTLGQHTDDVLTDDLGLDDDEIARLRAAGVVA